From a single Serratia surfactantfaciens genomic region:
- a CDS encoding AAA family ATPase, which produces MSDKLRRIVLTGGPGSGKSTLIDVLHRRGYPHSQEAGRAIIQDQVSIGGNALPWGDRQAFAERMLDWELRSWREATGATCWFFDRGLPDIAGYLTLCGLSIPAPLTAAVADFRYADTVFIAPPWRAIYAQDSERKQSFAEAEQTYQAMVAVYRRSGYRLQELPRASPDERADFLLDALCCR; this is translated from the coding sequence ATGTCTGACAAACTACGCCGCATCGTGCTGACCGGCGGCCCGGGTTCGGGCAAAAGCACGCTCATCGACGTTCTCCATCGCCGCGGTTACCCGCATTCGCAGGAGGCGGGTCGGGCGATTATTCAGGATCAGGTGAGTATTGGCGGCAATGCGCTGCCATGGGGCGATCGCCAGGCTTTCGCCGAGCGGATGCTGGATTGGGAACTGCGTTCATGGCGGGAAGCGACGGGCGCAACATGCTGGTTCTTCGATCGCGGCCTGCCGGATATCGCCGGTTACCTGACGCTGTGCGGATTATCGATCCCCGCTCCCTTAACGGCGGCGGTCGCCGATTTTCGCTATGCCGATACGGTGTTCATCGCCCCACCATGGCGAGCGATCTACGCGCAGGACAGCGAGAGAAAACAATCTTTCGCCGAAGCCGAGCAGACCTACCAAGCGATGGTGGCCGTCTACCGCCGATCGGGTTATCGACTGCAGGAACTGCCGCGTGCCTCACCCGACGAGCGCGCCGACTTTCTGCTCGACGCGCTGTGCTGCCGCTAG
- a CDS encoding NUDIX domain-containing protein: MIATKDRVRIVETRVLSDDWYLLKKTTFDFLRRDGVWQRQSRETYDRGDGATILLFNRQAKTVILTRQFRFPVFVNGHDGMLIEAAAGLLDDASPEARIRAEAEEETGYFVQNVEKVFEAYMSPGSVTEKLHFFVGEYQAADRINEGGGVAAEGEDLEVIELPLTQALQAIRQGAIVDAKTIMLLQFVALNRMLEEEP, from the coding sequence ATGATTGCCACCAAAGACCGAGTCCGCATTGTCGAAACCCGGGTGTTGTCCGATGACTGGTATCTGCTGAAAAAAACCACCTTTGATTTTCTGCGGCGCGACGGCGTCTGGCAGCGGCAGAGCCGCGAGACTTACGATCGCGGTGATGGCGCCACCATTTTGCTGTTCAACCGGCAGGCGAAGACGGTGATCCTGACGCGCCAGTTTCGCTTTCCGGTCTTCGTCAACGGCCATGACGGCATGTTGATTGAAGCTGCCGCCGGGTTATTGGACGACGCGTCTCCTGAGGCGCGCATTCGCGCAGAAGCCGAAGAGGAAACCGGCTATTTCGTGCAGAACGTGGAGAAAGTGTTCGAGGCGTACATGAGCCCCGGCTCGGTCACCGAGAAGCTGCACTTTTTCGTCGGCGAATATCAGGCGGCCGACCGCATCAACGAGGGCGGCGGGGTGGCGGCGGAGGGCGAAGATCTGGAGGTGATCGAGCTGCCGCTGACGCAGGCCCTGCAGGCGATTCGTCAAGGCGCGATCGTTGACGCCAAAACCATCATGCTGCTGCAGTTTGTCGCCTTGAATCGGATGCTGGAGGAAGAACCATGA
- a CDS encoding helix-turn-helix domain-containing protein, which yields MTNEDIFFIEELIEWVEIHLEKRPNLDEVARISGYSKWHLQRKFKRITGIQLATYIRSRILTRAAVALRITRRSIIDISDELGFDSQQTFTRMFKQRFGTTPNRYRSMEHWDVKNLMPRFNFEASYGAGYYPEVKRLTLPEMQLVGFSRRLDFASEQELEYSSCMAMKDEIFNDFFKGLHVDCRRIYSIYSPQAGEGDELSSTLVMAVDPEHRKDILSNHQIDTIHLPSREFISINHKGTAKECLQFFGYLMSHVMPGLKDKVRGSLEMEIIQTKEWNPESKLRQIEVDYTYLISID from the coding sequence ATGACAAATGAAGATATTTTTTTTATTGAAGAGCTAATTGAGTGGGTGGAAATACACCTGGAGAAACGGCCAAACCTGGATGAAGTCGCGCGTATTTCGGGCTATTCCAAGTGGCATCTGCAGCGTAAATTCAAGCGTATTACCGGCATTCAACTCGCCACCTATATCCGTTCGCGCATCCTGACGCGCGCCGCGGTGGCGCTGCGCATTACCCGCCGTTCCATCATCGACATCTCCGACGAGCTGGGCTTTGACTCGCAGCAGACCTTTACCCGCATGTTCAAGCAGCGCTTCGGCACCACGCCCAACCGCTATCGCTCGATGGAGCACTGGGACGTGAAAAACCTGATGCCGCGCTTTAACTTCGAAGCCAGCTATGGCGCCGGCTATTATCCAGAGGTGAAGCGGCTGACGCTGCCCGAGATGCAACTGGTCGGCTTCTCGCGCCGGCTGGATTTCGCCTCGGAACAGGAACTGGAGTACTCCTCCTGCATGGCGATGAAGGATGAAATTTTCAACGATTTCTTCAAGGGGCTGCATGTCGACTGCCGGCGGATTTATAGCATCTATTCCCCGCAAGCCGGGGAAGGCGACGAGCTGTCATCCACCCTGGTCATGGCGGTCGACCCTGAGCACAGAAAGGATATTCTTTCCAACCATCAGATAGACACCATCCATTTGCCAAGCCGCGAGTTTATCTCCATCAACCACAAGGGTACGGCGAAAGAGTGCCTGCAGTTCTTCGGTTACCTGATGTCGCATGTGATGCCGGGGCTGAAGGATAAGGTGCGCGGCAGTTTAGAAATGGAGATCATTCAAACCAAAGAGTGGAACCCAGAGTCTAAGCTGCGTCAGATTGAAGTGGATTACACCTACCTGATCTCTATCGATTAA
- the rsxC gene encoding electron transport complex subunit RsxC produces MLNLFAAFKKDRIWDFDGGIHPQEMKTQSSGAPLRVAPLPNTFIIPLQQHLGPEGELCVNPGDRVLKGQPLTVGRGRTVPVHAPTSGTVSAIAPHITAHPSGLTELCVIIEADGEDRWCDRDPVADYRQSPAAELIERIHQAGIAGLGGAGFPTASKLHGGMSGVETLILNAAECEPYITADDRLMQEHADQIVEGTQILQHILQPKVTLIGIEDNKPAAIAALKQALRGQSGIALRVIPTKYPSGGAKQLTKILTGKEVPHGKHSSAIGVLMQNVGTAFAIKRAIVDGEPLIERVVTLTGEAIERPGNLWARIGTPVQHLLDFVGFRPQAQQMVVMGGPLMGFTLPALNVPIVKISNCILAPTVDEMTPQEPEQSCIRCGLCVDACPAGLLPQQLYWFSRGQEHDKARNHNLFDCIECGACAFVCPSNIPLVQYYRQEKAEIKAIDLEAARTAEAKARYEAKLARLEREKLAREERHKKAAVKLTDDDQGAVQAALARVRSKNAEATVMPVDGQQPDNSEMIAAREARKAQARERRAQLATEAETETPPAAAGDDARKAAVAAALARVKARKEAPAADGSAPAATEDDPRKAAVAAALARVKAKKAEQQAGTPAEAEPAPAATEEDPRKAAVAAALARVKAKKAAQQADAPAAAEPAPAATEEDPRKAAVAAAIARAKAKKAAQQADAPASAEPAPATAEEDPRKAAVAAAIARAKAKKAAQQADAPASAEPAPAAAEEDPRKAAVAAAIARAKAKKAAQQADAPASAEPAPAAAEEDPRKAAVAAAIARAKAKKAARESLAAETEDK; encoded by the coding sequence ATGCTTAATCTGTTCGCCGCCTTTAAAAAAGACCGGATCTGGGATTTCGACGGCGGGATCCATCCGCAGGAAATGAAGACTCAGTCCAGCGGTGCGCCGCTGCGTGTCGCTCCTCTGCCCAACACCTTTATCATCCCGCTGCAGCAGCATCTGGGGCCGGAAGGCGAACTGTGCGTCAACCCCGGCGATCGGGTGCTGAAAGGCCAACCGTTGACCGTCGGCCGCGGCCGCACCGTGCCGGTGCACGCGCCCACCTCGGGCACCGTTAGCGCCATCGCGCCGCACATCACCGCCCATCCTTCCGGACTGACGGAGCTGTGCGTGATCATCGAGGCGGACGGAGAAGATCGCTGGTGCGATCGCGATCCGGTGGCGGACTATCGCCAATCGCCCGCAGCCGAGTTGATTGAGCGTATCCATCAGGCCGGCATCGCCGGTCTGGGCGGCGCCGGTTTCCCGACCGCCAGCAAACTGCATGGCGGCATGAGCGGCGTGGAAACGCTGATCCTCAACGCCGCCGAGTGCGAGCCTTACATCACCGCCGACGATCGCCTGATGCAGGAGCACGCCGACCAGATCGTTGAAGGTACGCAGATCCTGCAACACATTCTGCAGCCCAAGGTCACGCTGATCGGTATCGAAGACAACAAGCCGGCGGCGATCGCGGCGCTGAAACAGGCGCTGCGCGGCCAGTCCGGCATTGCGCTGCGCGTCATCCCCACCAAATACCCGTCCGGCGGCGCCAAGCAGCTGACCAAAATTTTGACCGGCAAGGAAGTGCCGCACGGCAAGCACTCCTCGGCTATCGGCGTACTGATGCAAAACGTCGGCACCGCCTTCGCCATCAAGCGAGCGATCGTCGACGGCGAACCGCTGATTGAGCGCGTGGTAACCCTGACCGGCGAAGCAATCGAGCGCCCGGGCAACCTGTGGGCCCGCATCGGCACGCCGGTGCAGCACCTGCTCGACTTCGTCGGTTTCCGCCCGCAGGCACAGCAAATGGTGGTGATGGGCGGCCCGCTGATGGGCTTCACCCTGCCCGCGCTGAACGTGCCGATCGTCAAGATCAGCAACTGCATTCTGGCGCCGACGGTCGATGAAATGACGCCGCAGGAGCCGGAGCAATCCTGCATTCGCTGCGGCCTGTGCGTAGACGCTTGCCCCGCCGGGCTGCTGCCGCAGCAGCTTTACTGGTTCAGCCGCGGGCAGGAGCACGACAAGGCGCGCAACCATAACCTGTTCGACTGCATCGAATGCGGCGCCTGTGCGTTCGTCTGCCCCAGCAACATTCCGTTGGTGCAGTACTACCGCCAGGAAAAGGCCGAGATCAAGGCCATCGATCTGGAAGCGGCGCGCACCGCCGAGGCCAAGGCGCGTTACGAAGCCAAACTGGCGCGCCTGGAGCGTGAAAAACTGGCGCGTGAAGAGCGACATAAAAAGGCCGCCGTCAAACTGACCGATGACGATCAGGGTGCGGTGCAGGCCGCGCTGGCGCGGGTGCGCAGCAAGAATGCCGAAGCGACAGTCATGCCGGTCGACGGCCAACAGCCGGATAACAGCGAGATGATCGCCGCCCGCGAGGCGCGTAAAGCGCAGGCGCGCGAGCGTCGCGCCCAGTTGGCAACCGAAGCGGAAACAGAAACGCCACCGGCGGCCGCCGGCGACGACGCGCGTAAAGCCGCCGTGGCCGCGGCGCTGGCCCGCGTGAAAGCCCGCAAAGAAGCGCCGGCCGCAGACGGCTCCGCCCCTGCCGCCACAGAGGACGATCCGCGTAAAGCAGCCGTTGCGGCCGCCCTGGCCCGCGTGAAAGCCAAAAAAGCGGAGCAGCAGGCTGGCACGCCAGCTGAGGCGGAACCTGCCCCGGCTGCCACCGAAGAAGATCCGCGCAAGGCGGCGGTCGCGGCGGCGTTGGCACGTGTAAAAGCCAAAAAAGCCGCGCAGCAGGCGGACGCCCCGGCGGCGGCGGAACCGGCCCCGGCGGCCACCGAGGAAGATCCGCGCAAGGCTGCGGTTGCGGCGGCCATCGCCCGCGCCAAAGCCAAGAAAGCCGCGCAGCAGGCGGACGCCCCGGCATCGGCAGAACCGGCCCCGGCTACCGCCGAGGAAGATCCGCGCAAGGCGGCGGTTGCGGCGGCCATCGCCCGCGCCAAAGCCAAGAAAGCCGCGCAGCAGGCGGACGCCCCGGCATCGGCAGAACCGGCCCCGGCTGCCGCCGAGGAAGATCCACGCAAGGCGGCGGTTGCGGCGGCCATCGCCCGTGCCAAAGCCAAGAAAGCCGCGCAGCAGGCGGACGCCCCGGCATCGGCAGAACCGGCCCCGGCTGCCGCCGAGGAAGACCCGCGCAAGGCGGCGGTTGCGGCGGCCATCGCCCGCGCCAAAGCCAAAAAAGCCGCCAGAGAATCGCTGGCGGCGGAAACGGAAGACAAATGA
- a CDS encoding oxidoreductase yields MAEKIRVGLVGYGYAGKTFHAPLIAGTPGLELAAVSSSDAGKVHADWPSMTVVGDAQALFADPTLDLIVIPTPNDTHFPLAQQALAAGKHVVVDKPFTVTLSQAQALQQQAQQSGLLLSVFHNRRWDSDFLTLKALLNDGSLGEVVYFESHFDRYRPQVRQRWREQGGVGSGIWFDLGPHLLDQALQLFGKPDRLFVDLGELRPGAQAVDYFHALLNYGDRRVVLHASMLAAAESPRYVVHGTRGSYVKYGLDPQEDRLKAGERLPQADWGYDMRDGVVTLSRGDLLAEQPLLNIPGNYPAYYAAVRDAIAGIAENPVPAADAIAVMALIELGLESARLQQALPVA; encoded by the coding sequence ATGGCTGAGAAAATTCGTGTCGGGCTGGTCGGTTACGGCTACGCCGGCAAAACCTTTCATGCGCCGCTGATCGCCGGCACGCCGGGGCTGGAGCTGGCGGCCGTCTCCAGCAGCGATGCCGGCAAAGTGCACGCCGACTGGCCGTCGATGACGGTGGTGGGCGATGCGCAGGCGCTGTTCGCCGATCCGACCCTCGATTTGATCGTGATTCCCACCCCTAATGACACCCATTTCCCGCTGGCGCAACAGGCGCTGGCCGCCGGCAAGCATGTGGTGGTGGATAAACCCTTCACCGTGACGCTGTCACAAGCTCAGGCGCTGCAACAGCAGGCGCAGCAGAGCGGTTTACTGCTGTCGGTGTTCCACAACCGTCGCTGGGACAGCGATTTCCTGACCCTTAAAGCGTTGCTGAACGACGGTTCGCTGGGCGAGGTGGTGTACTTCGAATCGCACTTCGATCGCTACCGGCCGCAGGTGCGTCAGCGCTGGCGCGAACAGGGCGGCGTCGGCAGCGGCATCTGGTTCGATTTGGGGCCGCATCTGCTCGATCAGGCGCTGCAATTATTCGGCAAGCCCGACCGGCTGTTTGTCGATCTGGGTGAGCTGCGGCCGGGGGCGCAGGCGGTGGACTATTTCCACGCGCTGCTGAACTATGGCGATCGGCGCGTGGTGCTGCACGCCAGCATGCTGGCGGCGGCGGAGAGCCCGCGTTATGTGGTGCACGGCACCCGCGGCAGCTATGTCAAATATGGCCTGGATCCGCAGGAAGACCGACTGAAGGCCGGCGAGCGCCTGCCGCAGGCCGACTGGGGCTATGACATGCGCGATGGTGTAGTGACGCTGTCACGTGGTGATCTGCTGGCGGAACAGCCGCTGCTCAATATTCCCGGCAATTACCCGGCTTATTACGCCGCGGTGCGCGACGCCATCGCCGGCATCGCTGAAAATCCGGTGCCGGCCGCCGATGCTATCGCGGTGATGGCGTTGATCGAACTGGGGTTGGAATCGGCCCGGCTGCAGCAGGCGCTGCCGGTGGCCTGA
- a CDS encoding bile acid:sodium symporter family protein has translation MSWLQRLRIDKFLLVLILVVIVASLFPCEGIWKTFFEHLTTAAIALLFFMHGAKLSREAIVAGMSHWKLHLLVFLSTFALFPLLGLAMNLLVPGVMTPTVYLGFLYLCALPATVQSAIAFTSAAGGNVAAAICSASASSILGVFLSPLLVGALMHTQGGNTDVLHAIGSIILQLMVPFVVGHLARPLIGKWVDRHRKLINLTDRSSILLVVYTAFSAAVVEGIWHRIDGWSLLTILVMSLVLLTVVLVINTYAARWLGFNTADEITIVFCGSKKSLANGIPMANVLFPAAAVGAMVLPLMIFHQVQLMVCAVLAQRYARKTAKQREQAEALATK, from the coding sequence ATGTCCTGGTTGCAGCGTTTGCGCATTGATAAATTTTTACTGGTTCTGATTTTGGTGGTGATCGTCGCCTCGCTGTTCCCCTGCGAAGGCATCTGGAAAACCTTCTTCGAACACCTGACCACCGCCGCCATCGCGCTGCTGTTCTTTATGCACGGCGCCAAGCTGTCGCGCGAGGCGATCGTTGCCGGCATGAGCCACTGGAAGCTGCATCTGCTGGTGTTCCTCAGCACCTTTGCGCTGTTCCCGCTGCTCGGGCTGGCGATGAACCTGCTGGTGCCGGGCGTCATGACGCCGACGGTCTATCTCGGCTTCCTCTATCTGTGCGCGTTGCCGGCTACGGTGCAGTCTGCCATCGCCTTTACTTCGGCGGCGGGCGGCAACGTGGCGGCGGCGATTTGCAGCGCCTCGGCGTCGAGCATTCTTGGCGTGTTTCTGTCGCCGCTGCTGGTGGGGGCGTTGATGCATACCCAGGGCGGCAATACCGACGTACTGCACGCCATCGGTTCGATCATTCTGCAATTGATGGTGCCGTTTGTGGTCGGCCACCTGGCGCGGCCGCTGATCGGCAAGTGGGTCGATCGCCATCGCAAGCTCATCAATCTGACCGACCGCTCGTCGATCCTGCTGGTCGTCTACACCGCGTTCAGCGCGGCGGTGGTGGAAGGCATTTGGCATCGCATCGACGGCTGGTCGCTGTTGACCATTCTGGTGATGTCGCTGGTGCTGTTGACGGTGGTGTTGGTGATCAATACCTACGCGGCGCGCTGGCTGGGCTTCAACACCGCCGACGAGATCACCATCGTGTTCTGCGGCTCGAAAAAGAGTCTGGCGAACGGCATTCCGATGGCCAATGTGCTGTTCCCGGCTGCGGCGGTGGGCGCCATGGTGCTGCCTCTGATGATTTTCCACCAGGTTCAACTGATGGTGTGTGCGGTGTTGGCGCAGCGCTATGCGCGCAAAACCGCCAAACAGCGGGAGCAGGCCGAGGCGCTGGCGACCAAATAG
- a CDS encoding DUF2569 domain-containing protein: MSQAEYSRIGGWLLAPMAYLIVTLLSASLMLLLYAMAIFMPESRDYLLTNAQAFTLQWYFSVLTTLLMWCFTLWLLWLFCQRSQRFPKLFLLWLLITVLLAVKAFAFAPVPDEVAVRSLGWPLLMAALLVPYIKRSQRVKGTFTER; encoded by the coding sequence ATGTCTCAAGCTGAATACTCTCGTATCGGCGGTTGGTTGTTGGCCCCGATGGCCTATCTGATCGTCACCCTGCTCAGCGCCAGCCTGATGCTGCTCCTGTACGCCATGGCGATCTTCATGCCCGAATCGCGCGACTATCTGCTGACCAACGCCCAGGCGTTTACCCTGCAGTGGTATTTTTCGGTGCTGACCACGCTCTTGATGTGGTGCTTCACCCTGTGGCTGCTGTGGCTGTTTTGCCAACGCTCGCAGCGCTTCCCCAAACTGTTCCTGCTGTGGCTGCTGATAACCGTGCTCCTGGCGGTGAAAGCCTTCGCCTTCGCGCCGGTGCCGGACGAAGTGGCGGTGCGCAGCCTCGGCTGGCCGTTGCTGATGGCGGCGCTGCTGGTGCCTTACATCAAGCGTTCGCAGCGGGTTAAAGGTACCTTTACCGAGCGTTAA
- the rsxA gene encoding electron transport complex subunit RsxA codes for MTEYLLLFVGTVLVNNFVLVKFLGLCPFLGVSKKLESAIGMGMATTFVMTLASVSAWVINTFILVPLDLVYLRTLSFILVIAVVVQFTEMVVRKTSPALYRLLGIFLPLITTNCAVLGVALLNVNLGYNFLQSAVYGFSAAAGFSLVMVLFAAIRERLAVADVPAPFRGSSIALITAGLMSLAFMGFTGLVKF; via the coding sequence ATGACCGAATACCTGCTCCTGTTTGTCGGCACCGTACTGGTGAACAACTTCGTTCTGGTGAAGTTTCTTGGCCTGTGCCCGTTCCTCGGCGTTTCCAAGAAGCTGGAAAGCGCCATCGGCATGGGAATGGCCACCACCTTCGTCATGACGCTGGCCTCCGTCAGCGCCTGGGTGATCAACACCTTTATTCTGGTTCCGCTGGATCTGGTGTATCTGCGCACGCTCTCCTTCATTCTGGTGATCGCCGTCGTGGTGCAGTTCACCGAGATGGTGGTGCGCAAGACCAGCCCGGCGCTCTACCGCCTGCTGGGCATCTTCCTGCCGCTGATCACCACCAACTGCGCGGTGCTTGGCGTGGCGTTGCTTAACGTTAACCTCGGCTATAACTTCCTGCAGTCCGCCGTTTACGGCTTCAGCGCAGCCGCCGGTTTCTCGCTGGTGATGGTGCTGTTCGCCGCCATCCGCGAACGTCTGGCGGTCGCCGACGTGCCGGCGCCGTTCCGCGGCTCCTCGATCGCGCTGATCACCGCCGGGCTGATGTCGCTGGCCTTTATGGGCTTTACCGGGCTGGTGAAATTCTAA
- a CDS encoding DeoR/GlpR family DNA-binding transcription regulator, translating into MLTSQRKKIILEKLAQDGQVLAKQLSELFGLSEDTVRRDLRELDAEGLLQRVHGGALPVSSAIASFAERNHLESGAKRAIAKAAAALIAPGQVVIIDGGTTSAELVRQLPANLNATVVTHSPSVAVGLADHPTVEVILIGGRLYKHSIVSVGAAAVEAMSHIRADIYFMGVTGVHPTAGLSTGDLEEAYIKRALAARAAETVVLASAAKLNAASQYAIGDITLAHTVIVERATDDALIAPLQQAGISVLKA; encoded by the coding sequence ATGTTGACCAGCCAGCGCAAGAAAATCATCCTGGAAAAACTGGCTCAGGACGGCCAGGTGTTGGCCAAGCAACTCAGCGAGCTGTTCGGGCTGTCGGAAGACACTGTCCGGCGCGATCTGCGCGAACTGGACGCAGAGGGGTTATTGCAGCGGGTACACGGCGGCGCCCTGCCGGTTTCTTCCGCCATCGCCAGCTTCGCCGAACGCAATCACTTGGAATCCGGCGCCAAACGCGCGATCGCCAAAGCGGCGGCGGCGCTGATCGCCCCCGGCCAGGTGGTGATCATTGATGGTGGCACCACTTCCGCCGAGTTGGTCAGGCAACTGCCGGCCAACCTCAACGCCACCGTCGTCACCCACAGCCCCAGCGTCGCCGTAGGTTTGGCCGATCACCCCACGGTGGAGGTGATCCTGATCGGCGGCCGGCTGTATAAGCATTCGATCGTTAGCGTCGGCGCCGCCGCGGTGGAAGCGATGTCGCATATCCGCGCCGATATCTATTTTATGGGCGTAACCGGCGTACACCCCACTGCGGGGCTGAGCACCGGCGATCTGGAAGAAGCCTACATCAAGCGCGCGCTGGCGGCCCGTGCGGCGGAAACCGTCGTGCTGGCCTCTGCCGCCAAACTCAATGCCGCCTCACAATATGCGATCGGCGATATTACGTTGGCGCACACCGTCATCGTTGAACGCGCCACCGACGACGCATTGATCGCGCCGTTGCAGCAGGCGGGCATCAGCGTGTTGAAGGCCTGA
- the add gene encoding adenosine deaminase, whose amino-acid sequence MIDPRLPLTDIHRHLDGNIRAQTILDLGRQFNLALPANDLESLCPHVQITHAEPDLVSFLQKLDWGVAVLGDLDACRRVAYENVEDAANAGLHYAELRFSPYYMAMKHQLPVAGVVEAVIDGIRSGCRDRDIDIRLIGIMSRTFGEAACLQELEGLLAHRDGITALDLAGDELGFPGSLFLNHFNRARDAGLRITVHAGEAAGPESIWQAIRELGAERIGHGVKAVEDPALMDFLAEHGIGIESCLTSNIQTSTVPSLAQHPLATFLRHGVLASINTDDPAVQGIEIEHEYRVAAPQAGLTPEEIRTAQENGLKLAFLSEQEKQALRAKVQG is encoded by the coding sequence ATGATCGATCCCCGCCTTCCGCTTACCGATATTCACCGCCATCTCGACGGCAACATCCGCGCGCAGACGATTCTCGACCTCGGTCGCCAGTTCAATCTCGCCCTGCCGGCCAACGATTTGGAGAGCCTGTGCCCGCACGTGCAGATCACCCACGCTGAACCGGATCTGGTCAGCTTCCTGCAGAAACTGGACTGGGGTGTGGCGGTGCTGGGCGATCTGGACGCCTGCCGCCGGGTGGCTTATGAAAACGTCGAGGATGCCGCCAATGCCGGCCTGCACTACGCCGAGCTGCGCTTTTCCCCTTACTACATGGCGATGAAGCACCAGCTGCCGGTCGCCGGCGTGGTGGAAGCGGTGATCGACGGGATCCGTTCGGGCTGCCGCGATCGCGACATCGACATTCGCCTGATCGGCATCATGAGCCGCACCTTTGGCGAGGCTGCCTGTCTGCAGGAGCTGGAAGGACTGCTGGCGCACCGCGACGGCATTACCGCGTTGGATTTGGCGGGCGATGAGCTGGGCTTCCCCGGCAGCCTGTTCCTCAACCACTTCAACCGCGCGCGCGACGCCGGTCTGCGCATCACCGTACACGCGGGCGAAGCCGCCGGCCCGGAAAGCATCTGGCAGGCGATCCGCGAGCTGGGCGCCGAGCGTATCGGCCACGGGGTGAAAGCGGTCGAAGATCCGGCGCTGATGGACTTCCTGGCGGAACATGGCATCGGCATCGAGTCCTGCCTGACCTCCAACATCCAGACCAGCACCGTGCCATCACTGGCGCAGCATCCGCTGGCCACCTTCCTGCGCCACGGCGTGCTGGCGTCGATCAACACCGACGATCCGGCGGTTCAGGGCATCGAGATCGAGCACGAATACCGCGTCGCCGCGCCGCAGGCCGGGCTGACGCCGGAAGAAATCCGCACCGCGCAGGAAAACGGCCTCAAGCTGGCGTTCCTCAGCGAGCAGGAAAAACAGGCGCTGCGCGCCAAAGTTCAGGGTTAA
- the rsxB gene encoding electron transport complex subunit RsxB, with amino-acid sequence MTALWIAIAALSALGLLFGLVLGYAARRFEVEEDPVAEQVDAILPQSQCGQCGYPGCRPYAEAVANGEMINKCAPGGEQVMLKLAELLNVEPQPLGSEAAAEPERKVAYIDEANCIGCTKCIQACPVDAIVGATRAMHTVITDLCTGCDLCVAPCPTDCIEMRPVATTTANWKWDMKTIPVQVIHVEQHA; translated from the coding sequence ATGACTGCGTTGTGGATAGCTATCGCGGCTTTAAGCGCGCTCGGGCTGCTGTTCGGACTGGTGCTGGGCTACGCCGCGCGCCGTTTTGAGGTGGAAGAGGATCCGGTCGCCGAGCAGGTCGACGCGATCCTGCCGCAGAGCCAGTGCGGGCAGTGCGGCTACCCCGGTTGCCGCCCTTACGCCGAGGCGGTGGCCAACGGCGAGATGATCAACAAATGCGCGCCGGGCGGTGAACAGGTGATGCTGAAACTGGCGGAGCTGCTCAACGTCGAACCGCAGCCGCTGGGCAGCGAAGCCGCCGCCGAGCCGGAGCGTAAGGTGGCCTATATCGACGAGGCCAACTGCATCGGCTGTACCAAATGCATTCAGGCCTGCCCGGTGGACGCCATCGTCGGCGCCACTCGCGCCATGCACACCGTCATCACCGACCTCTGTACCGGCTGCGATCTGTGCGTCGCCCCTTGCCCTACCGACTGTATTGAAATGAGACCGGTCGCCACCACCACCGCCAACTGGAAGTGGGACATGAAGACGATCCCGGTGCAAGTGATCCACGTGGAGCAACATGCTTAA